The Hymenobacter sp. GOD-10R genome includes a window with the following:
- a CDS encoding PD-(D/E)XK nuclease family protein — MFAVPSAPTTPATTATPFLTQAARDLVTRFPGSELSDLIVVVPTRRAVVYLKNELSLAAEAGQALWSPRVTAMEDYMVELAGVQVEEPIALQLMLFDILRDIDKKLDFDQFVGWSGLLLQDFSNLDQNLASPAKMFEYLSQAKALERWELTDTPAPASTTAQYFRFWDDLEKVYWRLRKRMEHDHLAYPGLAYRLAVNRMQNRLENIDNTIARHFFLGLGSLSRSEERLIRLLLREGKAEVHFDGDSFYMEGDSPNRAGQHLRRYRRDWELPNENFGGPADLLRGLPREVQFVGVANASMQGKVAGQLLAESRLQDPTAKVAVVLPDETLLLPVLHGLPPEAVPEYNVTMGLSFQSTPLFNLVDLLFEVHLTGIREGSAETGYGVPRYHHLAVTKLLMHPFLRRYQQWLDKQEQPQNHGLLENICTQIVKRNAVLLPASELLELGHQHPLIEALFRTWDTCDDIIAACYTLIDLLKQAYQDQHSAIEAEYLYLFFTLVKRLDSVFDCREQRLSVRSFRRFLYEQMARTRLPFSGEPIADVQVMGLLETRALDFDHIIILSCNENVLPAPKRHASLFPYDVLTQFKLPTYADHEAATAHQFWRLLQRARRVDLLHVLPGAEGTRTGERSRFLLQIENDLLPQNPHMILRDLTATVTSHPSPSSLDTRNPRRQEELTGEVITQTPVGDLVLEKDEKMLHALQGVLEHGLSPSALNEFLNCSLRFYFNRLARFQEAEEVEEKLGADGFGTVVHEALENMFRPFLKAGLPITAGDIPSLLKQAPQEVEQALRKEESDRHARTDEGLNFVLGQVAVQLVRRYLESLLAQPGALPLKIEALEQILETKVPIQLASGEPLLLRLFGFTDRLDELPDGRLRVVDYKTGLVQPYDLKLQKRGEDAVAATGRLLTDATSSADKVRQLWLYRFMLEREGQPAADAAIISLRNLGAGPMTADMSFLTEDGQSFVVKGEAMLTELVHRILDPAEPIRKTDDLDRCQFCPYKGICAR; from the coding sequence ATGTTTGCCGTTCCCTCCGCCCCTACTACGCCCGCTACCACTGCCACGCCGTTTCTCACCCAAGCGGCCCGCGATTTAGTGACGCGCTTCCCCGGCTCCGAACTCTCCGATTTAATAGTGGTCGTACCCACACGCCGGGCGGTGGTATACCTTAAGAATGAGCTATCCCTCGCCGCTGAGGCAGGTCAGGCGTTGTGGTCGCCGCGGGTTACGGCCATGGAAGACTACATGGTGGAGCTGGCGGGTGTGCAGGTCGAAGAACCTATTGCCTTGCAGCTCATGCTGTTCGATATCCTGCGCGACATTGACAAGAAGCTCGACTTCGATCAGTTTGTGGGGTGGTCGGGCTTGCTGTTACAGGATTTTTCCAACCTCGACCAGAACCTAGCTTCGCCAGCGAAGATGTTCGAGTACCTGAGCCAGGCGAAGGCGCTGGAGCGCTGGGAGCTGACCGATACGCCGGCGCCGGCGAGCACCACGGCGCAGTACTTCCGCTTCTGGGACGACTTAGAGAAAGTGTACTGGCGCCTGCGCAAGCGCATGGAGCACGACCACCTAGCCTACCCAGGCCTAGCTTACCGCTTGGCCGTCAACCGGATGCAGAATCGGTTGGAGAACATCGACAACACGATAGCTCGCCACTTCTTTCTGGGGCTAGGTTCGTTGTCGCGCTCAGAAGAACGACTGATCCGGTTACTGCTGCGCGAAGGAAAAGCTGAGGTGCATTTCGACGGCGACTCCTTCTATATGGAGGGCGACTCACCCAACCGCGCCGGCCAACACCTGCGCCGCTACCGCCGCGACTGGGAGCTGCCCAACGAGAACTTCGGCGGTCCGGCCGACTTGTTGCGCGGCTTGCCGCGTGAGGTGCAGTTTGTGGGCGTGGCCAATGCCAGTATGCAGGGCAAGGTAGCTGGCCAATTGCTCGCCGAGTCGCGCCTGCAAGACCCCACCGCCAAGGTAGCCGTGGTGCTGCCCGACGAAACTTTGCTGTTGCCCGTGCTGCATGGCCTGCCGCCCGAGGCCGTGCCCGAATACAACGTAACCATGGGTTTGAGCTTCCAGAGCACGCCCCTGTTCAACCTCGTCGATTTGCTGTTTGAAGTGCACCTGACCGGCATCCGGGAGGGCAGCGCCGAAACAGGCTACGGCGTGCCGCGCTACCACCACCTAGCCGTCACGAAGCTGCTGATGCACCCGTTTTTGCGACGCTACCAGCAGTGGCTCGATAAGCAGGAGCAGCCTCAGAACCACGGTTTGCTGGAAAACATCTGCACCCAGATTGTAAAGCGCAACGCTGTGCTGCTGCCCGCTAGCGAGCTGCTAGAGCTAGGTCATCAGCACCCGCTCATTGAGGCGCTGTTCCGCACCTGGGACACCTGCGACGACATTATTGCGGCCTGCTACACGCTGATTGATTTGCTGAAGCAGGCGTACCAAGATCAACATTCAGCCATTGAGGCAGAGTACTTGTACCTGTTCTTCACGCTGGTCAAGCGGCTCGATTCGGTGTTCGACTGCCGGGAGCAGCGGCTATCGGTACGTTCGTTTCGGCGGTTCTTGTACGAGCAGATGGCGCGCACCCGCCTCCCCTTCTCCGGAGAGCCCATTGCCGATGTGCAGGTGATGGGTCTGCTGGAAACTCGCGCCCTCGACTTTGACCACATCATTATTCTGAGCTGCAACGAGAACGTGCTGCCGGCGCCTAAGCGCCACGCTTCGCTTTTCCCTTACGACGTACTTACCCAATTCAAGCTACCTACCTACGCCGATCATGAAGCGGCCACCGCCCACCAGTTCTGGCGCCTCTTGCAGCGCGCCCGCCGCGTGGATTTGCTGCACGTGCTACCCGGCGCGGAAGGCACGCGCACCGGCGAGCGAAGCCGCTTTTTACTACAGATTGAGAATGACTTGTTGCCGCAGAACCCGCACATGATCTTGCGCGACTTAACGGCGACGGTAACGTCTCACCCTAGCCCTAGTTCGCTTGATACACGAAATCCGCGAAGGCAGGAGGAGCTCACCGGTGAGGTTATCACCCAAACTCCAGTTGGTGACTTAGTGCTGGAAAAGGACGAGAAAATGTTGCACGCCTTGCAGGGCGTGTTGGAGCACGGCCTTTCCCCGTCGGCGCTGAACGAGTTTCTGAACTGCTCGCTGCGGTTTTACTTCAACCGCCTAGCTCGCTTCCAAGAAGCCGAGGAAGTGGAGGAAAAGCTAGGTGCCGATGGCTTCGGGACGGTGGTGCACGAGGCGCTAGAGAATATGTTTCGGCCCTTCCTGAAAGCGGGGCTGCCCATTACTGCTGGCGATATTCCGAGTTTACTCAAGCAAGCGCCGCAGGAAGTAGAGCAAGCCTTGCGCAAGGAAGAGAGTGACCGACACGCGCGCACCGATGAGGGGTTGAATTTTGTGCTCGGTCAGGTAGCAGTGCAGCTAGTACGACGCTACCTGGAGAGTCTACTGGCACAACCAGGTGCGCTGCCGTTGAAGATTGAGGCGCTGGAGCAGATTCTGGAAACGAAGGTTCCAATCCAGCTAGCTAGCGGGGAGCCGCTTCTGCTGCGCCTGTTCGGCTTTACCGACCGCCTCGACGAGCTACCCGACGGCCGGCTGCGCGTGGTAGACTACAAGACAGGCCTCGTGCAGCCCTACGACCTCAAGCTGCAAAAGCGCGGCGAGGACGCCGTGGCTGCAACCGGCCGCTTGCTCACCGATGCCACGTCCTCGGCCGATAAAGTGCGGCAGCTTTGGCTCTACCGCTTCATGCTAGAGCGCGAAGGCCAGCCAGCGGCTGATGCGGCTATCATTTCCCTGCGCAACCTAGGTGCTGGTCCCATGACAGCCGACATGAGTTTCCTGACGGAAGACGGTCAGTCGTTTGTGGTTAAAGGCGAGGCTATGCTGACGGAGCTGGTGCACCGTATTCTCGACCCCGCCGAGCCCATTCGCAAGACGGATGACTTGGACCGGTGCCAGTTCTGCCCCTACAAAGGCATTTGCGCGCGGTAA
- a CDS encoding multidrug efflux RND transporter permease subunit produces the protein MISDVFIRRPVTAIVVSIVIVLVGVLAILSLPISQYPDISPPVVQISGSFTGADAQTVEQTVMTPIETQVNGTPGMAYLSSNATSDGRISSNVTFEIGTNIDIATLDVQNRVSVAQPQLPDEVKRLGLTVKKRNPTILMVVALYSPQKTHNIQFLDNYTNIYVRDALLRVKGVGDVTSIGQDFSMRVWLKPDRMAQLGLSAAEVTGALQEQNVQVAAGSIGSAPQYGSQPFEYTLFVNGRLSKQEEFENIIVRTNPTDGSIVYLKDVARIQLGSFDYSRASTVNGNPATLLLVNQVPGGNALETAEGVYAALDQLKTKFPPDVTYKVPFESITVVKVSIEEVIHTLVEALVLVTIVVFVFLQSWRATLIPILAVPVAIVGTFIMFIPLGFTINTLTLFGFVLAIGIVVDDAIVVVEAVQHYIDTERISAREATEKAMKDITAPVIAIALILAAVFIPVGFIPGIVGRLYQQFAITIAISVVLSAFIALSLTPALCSLLMRPTEQNADSKGLNKLFYKFNQWFGRVTDSYSNGVTRTLKATPLVLILLVCIYAGTFGLFRTKPSGFIPTEDEGRLYVSVELPQGASSARTKAVMNQMSDIIRKKIPAINNYSGIAGLNALNFAFKSSSGTFFVQLKPWDERKDESQQLYGVIGQLQKEFSVIRGANIVVVPPPAIPGLGNTGGFSFQLEQREASTDIKAFEATVNKFVAAVNQRPEIARAYTFFTAKTPGYQITVDRNKAKKLGVPLTNIFQTMSTYLGSTYINDFTKYGRNFRVVAQADTFYRKDITELNTFYVLNQQGQQVPMSSLVTYKLVENAPLISHYNLFRSAEINGDAKPGYSSGQAIAALQEVAAKTLPADYGFDFSGLSREEINAGNSTIIIFGLSILFVFLLLAALYESWSVPFSVLLAVPLGAFGAIVALTLLPKLTNNVYAQIGLITLIGLAAKNAILIVEFAKERVDWGMNLVDATMEAVRLRLRPIIMTSLAFILGVLPLAFASGAGAVSRQTIGWTVTGGMIAATFLAIFAVPVLFVGITRLAYGKKKLAEMEANYDPEAHGHVQHGSKDSNTPPEGPSESNNNDKGTEEKRRNDQTPPELGT, from the coding sequence ATGATATCAGACGTTTTTATACGACGACCGGTCACGGCTATTGTCGTATCCATTGTTATTGTTCTGGTCGGGGTGCTTGCCATCCTGAGCCTGCCCATCAGCCAATACCCGGACATTTCGCCACCCGTAGTGCAGATTTCGGGTAGCTTCACGGGAGCCGATGCGCAGACGGTGGAGCAAACCGTAATGACCCCCATCGAGACGCAGGTAAACGGTACGCCGGGCATGGCCTACCTGTCGTCGAACGCCACCAGCGATGGCCGTATCTCGTCGAACGTGACCTTCGAGATTGGTACCAACATCGACATTGCAACCCTCGACGTGCAGAACCGGGTGAGCGTAGCCCAGCCGCAGCTTCCCGACGAAGTGAAGCGCCTAGGCCTGACGGTAAAAAAGCGTAACCCCACCATCCTGATGGTAGTGGCGCTGTACTCGCCGCAGAAGACGCACAACATTCAGTTCCTCGACAACTACACCAATATCTACGTGCGCGACGCCTTGTTGCGCGTGAAAGGTGTGGGTGACGTGACCAGCATTGGCCAAGACTTCTCGATGCGCGTGTGGCTCAAGCCCGACCGCATGGCACAGCTAGGCCTAAGCGCGGCCGAAGTGACGGGCGCTTTGCAAGAGCAAAACGTGCAAGTAGCTGCCGGTTCTATCGGTTCGGCGCCACAGTACGGCTCGCAGCCTTTCGAATACACGCTGTTCGTAAACGGCCGCTTGAGCAAGCAAGAGGAGTTCGAAAACATCATCGTGCGGACCAACCCCACGGATGGCTCCATTGTGTACCTCAAGGACGTGGCGCGGATACAGCTCGGTAGCTTCGACTACTCGCGGGCTTCTACCGTGAACGGCAACCCGGCTACGCTGCTGCTCGTGAACCAAGTGCCAGGCGGTAATGCGCTCGAAACGGCCGAAGGAGTGTACGCGGCCTTGGATCAGCTGAAAACCAAGTTTCCGCCGGACGTAACCTACAAGGTGCCGTTCGAGTCGATTACGGTGGTGAAAGTGTCCATTGAGGAAGTAATTCACACGCTGGTTGAGGCACTGGTGCTGGTGACGATTGTGGTATTCGTGTTCCTGCAAAGCTGGCGCGCTACCCTCATCCCGATCCTAGCCGTGCCGGTAGCTATTGTGGGTACGTTCATCATGTTCATTCCCCTAGGCTTCACCATCAACACGCTGACCCTCTTTGGTTTCGTGCTTGCTATTGGTATTGTGGTCGACGACGCCATTGTGGTGGTGGAAGCCGTGCAGCACTACATTGACACGGAGCGCATTTCGGCGCGGGAGGCTACCGAGAAGGCCATGAAAGACATCACGGCGCCGGTAATTGCCATTGCCTTGATCCTGGCCGCGGTGTTTATCCCGGTAGGCTTCATTCCCGGTATCGTAGGGCGCTTGTACCAACAGTTTGCCATCACTATCGCCATATCGGTGGTGCTGTCGGCCTTCATCGCCTTGTCGCTCACGCCGGCGCTTTGCTCGCTGCTGATGCGCCCCACCGAGCAGAATGCTGACTCGAAAGGCCTAAATAAGCTGTTCTACAAGTTCAACCAGTGGTTTGGCCGCGTTACCGATTCGTATTCGAACGGCGTAACCCGGACGCTAAAAGCCACGCCGCTGGTGCTCATCTTGCTCGTGTGTATCTACGCCGGCACGTTTGGACTGTTCCGCACCAAGCCTTCGGGCTTTATCCCGACCGAAGACGAAGGACGTTTGTATGTGTCGGTGGAATTGCCGCAGGGCGCTTCTAGTGCTCGTACCAAGGCCGTTATGAATCAGATGTCGGATATCATTCGTAAGAAGATTCCCGCCATCAACAACTACTCCGGTATTGCCGGTCTGAACGCATTGAACTTTGCCTTCAAATCGAGCAGCGGTACCTTCTTCGTGCAGCTCAAGCCCTGGGACGAGCGCAAAGACGAGTCGCAGCAGCTCTACGGTGTGATCGGGCAGCTACAGAAGGAGTTCTCGGTGATTAGAGGTGCCAACATTGTGGTGGTGCCGCCGCCCGCTATTCCAGGCCTAGGTAACACGGGTGGTTTCAGCTTCCAGCTGGAGCAGCGCGAAGCCTCGACCGATATCAAAGCCTTCGAAGCGACGGTAAACAAATTTGTGGCGGCCGTGAACCAGCGACCGGAAATTGCGCGCGCGTACACCTTCTTTACGGCTAAAACGCCTGGTTATCAAATCACAGTTGACCGGAACAAAGCCAAAAAGCTAGGGGTGCCGCTGACGAACATCTTCCAAACGATGTCGACGTACCTAGGTAGTACATATATCAACGACTTCACGAAGTACGGTCGCAACTTCCGCGTGGTGGCCCAGGCCGATACCTTCTACCGCAAGGATATCACGGAGCTAAACACGTTCTACGTGCTGAATCAGCAAGGCCAGCAGGTGCCGATGAGCTCCCTGGTGACCTACAAGCTGGTGGAAAACGCCCCGTTGATTTCGCACTATAACCTGTTCCGCTCGGCCGAAATCAACGGCGACGCCAAGCCAGGCTACAGCTCCGGTCAAGCCATTGCGGCCTTGCAGGAAGTAGCCGCTAAGACGTTGCCCGCCGATTACGGCTTCGACTTCTCCGGCCTAAGCCGTGAGGAAATCAACGCGGGTAATAGCACCATTATCATCTTCGGTCTGTCGATTCTGTTCGTGTTCTTGCTGCTAGCGGCGCTGTACGAAAGCTGGTCGGTGCCGTTCTCGGTACTGCTGGCGGTGCCCCTAGGTGCCTTCGGCGCTATCGTGGCCCTGACCTTGCTGCCCAAGCTCACCAACAACGTGTACGCCCAGATTGGTCTGATCACGCTGATTGGTTTGGCCGCCAAAAACGCCATCCTGATCGTGGAGTTTGCTAAGGAACGCGTCGATTGGGGTATGAACCTGGTGGACGCCACCATGGAAGCCGTGCGGCTACGTCTGCGCCCGATCATCATGACCTCGCTGGCGTTCATCCTCGGCGTGCTGCCGCTGGCCTTCGCCTCGGGGGCCGGTGCCGTGTCACGCCAAACGATTGGCTGGACGGTGACGGGTGGTATGATTGCGGCTACCTTCCTGGCCATCTTCGCCGTGCCGGTGCTATTTGTAGGCATCACGCGGCTAGCTTATGGCAAGAAGAAGCTAGCCGAAATGGAAGCTAACTACGACCCTGAAGCGCACGGCCACGTGCAGCACGGCTCCAAAGATTCGAACACGCCGCCAGAAGGCCCTTCTGAGTCGAACAACAACGACAAAGGCACCGAGGAAAAGCGGCGGAACGACCAAACGCCGCCGGAGCTAGGAACCTAG
- a CDS encoding TetR/AcrR family transcriptional regulator produces MSEETAPQNTEKRIKEAARKVFMEKGFDGTTTRDIAEAAGINVALTNYYFRSKEKLFRMIFEDAHRDFFHESHELLQKPISLREKIPQLIASDFRLFAKNPNLSLFLITERHRHPELLASAKEAPPAVLFFLDQVQEAVTQGEIRPVAPAHVLQLIMANVQFVYLSKPIMFQCANIASAAYGEFIANHQQLVTQMIMTYLFDF; encoded by the coding sequence GTGTCCGAAGAAACTGCACCCCAAAACACCGAAAAGCGCATCAAAGAGGCTGCGCGTAAGGTCTTTATGGAAAAAGGCTTCGACGGCACCACCACCCGCGATATTGCCGAAGCCGCTGGCATCAACGTAGCGCTGACCAACTATTATTTCCGCAGCAAGGAGAAGTTGTTTCGGATGATTTTTGAGGATGCGCACCGCGATTTTTTCCATGAAAGTCACGAGTTGCTGCAAAAACCAATCAGCCTACGTGAAAAAATCCCGCAGCTGATTGCTTCCGACTTTCGTCTGTTCGCCAAAAACCCGAACCTGTCGCTGTTTCTCATCACCGAGCGACACCGCCACCCCGAGCTGCTAGCTAGCGCGAAAGAGGCGCCGCCCGCCGTCCTCTTTTTTCTGGACCAAGTGCAGGAGGCCGTCACGCAGGGCGAAATCCGGCCGGTAGCGCCCGCGCACGTGTTGCAGTTGATAATGGCCAACGTGCAGTTCGTGTACCTGTCCAAGCCCATCATGTTTCAGTGTGCAAACATCGCCTCGGCAGCCTACGGAGAATTCATAGCCAATCACCAGCAGCTTGTCACTCAAATGATTATGACCTATTTATTTGACTTTTAA
- a CDS encoding nucleoside deaminase, whose product MDEFMQAAIDEARQGRQEGGIPIGSVLVRDGKLVARGRNKRVQEDNPIKHGEMDCLFNAGRQRSYRDTVLYTTLMPCYMCAGTIVQFKIPKVMVGESRTFGESRAFLESHGVEVVDLNLDECVQMMQEFIEAEPTLWNEDIMEL is encoded by the coding sequence ATGGACGAATTCATGCAAGCCGCCATTGATGAGGCGCGCCAAGGTCGCCAGGAAGGCGGCATCCCAATTGGCTCGGTGCTAGTGCGTGATGGCAAGCTCGTAGCGCGCGGCCGTAACAAGCGCGTACAGGAAGACAACCCCATTAAGCACGGCGAGATGGACTGCCTCTTCAACGCCGGCCGTCAGCGCAGCTACCGCGACACAGTGCTGTACACCACGTTGATGCCCTGCTACATGTGCGCCGGCACCATTGTGCAGTTTAAGATCCCGAAGGTAATGGTGGGCGAGTCGCGCACATTTGGGGAGTCGCGCGCTTTCCTAGAAAGCCACGGCGTGGAAGTAGTCGACCTGAACCTGGACGAGTGCGTGCAGATGATGCAGGAGTTCATCGAGGCCGAGCCAACCCTTTGGAACGAGGACATTATGGAGTTGTAA
- a CDS encoding zinc dependent phospholipase C family protein, whose protein sequence is MFTYSRRRARVLLLVALLLSAPSLLFAWGAWSHQRINRAAILALPPAMRTFFYNHADFLTEEAVLPDARKYVIGDKAEFARHFINPEAYNLGPLTQFPRTWAEAQTRFDAATLEKNGTLPWYVEQMMVKLTRAFKNGRKDEALFLAADLGHYLGDAHMPLHTTLNHDGQLTNQKGIHSFFEGQLPEMFGKDYNFRVREARYIADPVTETWAIMQRSFATADTLLRLEKEVHGNLTASNVYQLDAQGAVRKNQFGDTYYSPEYAKSYHAKLNHMVERQLRAAIVATADYWYTAWVNAGKPDLGTLDSKLTTRNNQRGLKQELKLLKKGKLIDFYTNPEF, encoded by the coding sequence ATGTTCACCTATTCCCGTCGTCGCGCCCGGGTCCTGTTGCTCGTCGCTCTGCTGCTGAGTGCGCCTTCCCTCCTATTTGCCTGGGGTGCCTGGAGTCATCAGCGCATCAATCGCGCTGCCATCTTGGCCTTGCCGCCGGCCATGCGCACCTTCTTCTACAACCACGCCGACTTCCTCACCGAAGAAGCTGTGCTGCCTGACGCCCGCAAATACGTCATCGGTGACAAAGCCGAGTTTGCACGCCACTTCATCAACCCCGAGGCCTACAACCTAGGTCCGCTCACGCAGTTTCCGCGCACCTGGGCCGAAGCGCAGACTCGCTTTGACGCCGCTACGCTGGAGAAAAACGGTACTCTGCCCTGGTACGTCGAGCAGATGATGGTCAAGCTGACTCGCGCCTTCAAGAACGGCCGCAAGGACGAAGCCCTGTTCCTGGCCGCCGACCTAGGTCACTACCTCGGCGACGCCCACATGCCCCTGCACACCACCCTCAACCACGACGGCCAACTCACCAATCAGAAGGGCATTCACTCCTTTTTTGAGGGCCAGCTGCCCGAAATGTTTGGGAAGGACTACAACTTCCGCGTCCGGGAGGCCCGCTACATCGCCGATCCGGTGACCGAAACGTGGGCTATTATGCAGCGCAGCTTTGCCACGGCCGATACGCTGCTGCGCCTCGAAAAGGAGGTGCACGGCAACCTCACCGCTTCCAACGTGTACCAACTCGATGCGCAGGGCGCCGTCCGCAAAAACCAATTCGGTGACACGTACTACTCGCCAGAATACGCAAAGAGCTACCACGCAAAGCTTAATCACATGGTTGAACGCCAGCTACGCGCCGCCATTGTCGCCACTGCCGATTATTGGTACACAGCTTGGGTTAATGCCGGCAAACCTGACCTAGGTACGCTTGATTCAAAGCTAACCACCCGCAACAACCAACGCGGACTCAAGCAGGAGCTGAAGCTTCTCAAGAAAGGCAAGTTGATAGATTTTTATACGAATCCGGAGTTTTAA
- a CDS encoding TolC family protein — MPWLSWAQKSTQPIGTLPPQATLQQCIEFALNNQPAVRQARLNEQIGERNIRIGLSYWLPQINGTGIYTRNIQLPTSVLPNFTDPSAGQQIIRIGLKNTSTVGVGATQLLFNNDVLLAARSVRATRLNYAQTTALNKIDVVTNVSKAFYDILLTQEQLRILLEDIQRQERQVKDARAQYEQGIVDKTDFLRAEISVKNAYAQRRTVSTSMSGKYATLKQLMGLAPENPLNLTYDTLQMVKETALDTTQRLAYEKRVEIQQLQTQKQLQRFQIDYYRFGFLPSLSGFYNYNRVYQNNNFSDLYSRAFPNQNAGLQLALPIFTGTRRLQNLKIAELQDDQLDLSLFDTRNQINTEFEQTMGTYKGALNELAVVQQNVADAKEVYRILNLQYREGIRTFLDVIIAETDLRTAQLNYYNALFSVLSSKLDVERALGNITFNQ; from the coding sequence ATGCCGTGGCTGAGCTGGGCGCAAAAATCGACTCAGCCCATTGGCACGTTGCCCCCGCAGGCCACCTTACAACAGTGCATCGAGTTTGCCCTCAATAACCAGCCCGCCGTGCGCCAAGCTAGGCTGAATGAACAGATCGGGGAGCGCAACATTCGTATCGGGCTTTCCTACTGGTTGCCCCAGATCAACGGTACGGGCATTTATACACGCAATATTCAGCTGCCTACCAGCGTATTACCCAACTTCACCGATCCATCGGCCGGGCAGCAGATCATCCGAATTGGCTTGAAAAACACCTCGACCGTTGGGGTAGGAGCCACGCAGCTACTCTTCAATAACGACGTGTTGCTGGCTGCCCGCTCGGTGCGGGCCACGCGCTTGAACTACGCCCAGACCACGGCGCTCAACAAGATCGACGTGGTGACCAACGTGAGCAAAGCGTTCTACGACATTCTGCTCACGCAGGAACAGCTGCGGATTCTGCTAGAAGACATTCAACGCCAGGAGCGCCAGGTGAAAGATGCCCGCGCGCAGTATGAGCAAGGCATCGTCGATAAGACGGACTTTCTGCGGGCAGAAATTTCGGTGAAAAACGCCTATGCCCAGCGCCGCACGGTATCAACCTCGATGAGCGGCAAATACGCGACGCTGAAGCAGCTGATGGGCCTAGCCCCCGAAAACCCGCTGAACCTCACCTACGATACCCTGCAAATGGTGAAGGAAACAGCCCTGGATACGACTCAGCGGCTTGCCTACGAGAAACGCGTTGAGATTCAGCAGCTTCAGACGCAGAAGCAGTTGCAGCGCTTCCAAATCGACTATTACCGATTTGGCTTCCTGCCGTCGCTATCTGGATTTTACAACTACAACCGCGTTTACCAAAACAACAACTTCTCCGACCTCTACAGCCGCGCCTTCCCCAACCAGAACGCCGGTTTGCAGCTCGCGCTGCCCATTTTTACCGGCACGCGGCGCCTGCAAAACCTGAAGATTGCGGAGCTCCAGGACGACCAGCTCGACCTCAGCCTGTTCGACACGCGTAACCAGATCAACACCGAGTTCGAGCAGACGATGGGTACTTACAAAGGGGCGCTCAATGAGCTAGCGGTGGTGCAGCAAAATGTGGCCGACGCCAAGGAGGTATACCGTATTCTGAACCTCCAATACCGGGAAGGCATCCGCACGTTCCTCGACGTGATTATCGCCGAAACCGACCTGCGGACGGCGCAGCTGAATTATTACAATGCCTTGTTCAGCGTGCTCTCTAGCAAGCTAGATGTGGAGCGTGCTCTGGGCAATATCACCTTTAATCAGTAA
- a CDS encoding efflux RND transporter periplasmic adaptor subunit: MNWYSGRVLPVVISSALLASCGSKEQQGQQQGPPPAIPVAVYKVTEEPVVGADTYPGTVVPLNEVQLLAQVTGYLTDIYVQDGQRVTKGQRLYNIDRTRYQAAYNQATAQLQVARTNYARAAQDAERYVRLGEQDAIAKQQIDIAKATQANAQSQIAAAQAGVSAAALDVRNSVIIAPLTGTIGIAQVKLGGLVSQGQTLINTVSAEEPIAVDVNIAEQDIARFLKLQQNKAAVKDSVFTLVLPGLKPYNVPGRVATVDRAVDPQTGTLRVRVQFPNPKRMLKAGMNVTMRVLNQDTGNQLVIPARAVTEQMGEFYVYVVGDSNKVAQRKVMTGTRVKDMVVVRNGLKENETIVSDGLQNLREGAVIQVGDPTKPAAAQGGKPTAAK, from the coding sequence ATGAACTGGTATTCAGGACGGGTATTGCCCGTAGTTATTAGCTCTGCGTTGCTCGCCTCTTGCGGCTCGAAAGAGCAACAAGGACAACAGCAAGGACCACCGCCCGCCATTCCGGTAGCGGTGTACAAAGTGACCGAGGAGCCGGTAGTGGGCGCCGATACGTATCCCGGCACCGTGGTGCCGCTGAACGAGGTGCAACTGCTGGCGCAGGTAACGGGCTATCTGACCGATATTTATGTGCAAGATGGCCAGCGGGTTACCAAAGGCCAGCGCCTTTACAATATTGACCGCACCCGCTACCAGGCCGCCTACAACCAGGCAACGGCTCAGTTGCAAGTAGCGCGCACTAACTACGCCCGCGCCGCGCAGGATGCAGAGCGCTACGTGCGTCTCGGTGAGCAAGACGCTATTGCCAAGCAGCAGATCGATATTGCTAAGGCTACCCAGGCCAACGCACAATCGCAGATTGCGGCGGCCCAAGCAGGCGTTAGCGCCGCGGCCTTGGACGTGCGCAACTCCGTTATTATTGCGCCGCTCACGGGTACCATCGGCATTGCGCAAGTGAAGCTAGGTGGCCTCGTCTCGCAGGGTCAAACCCTCATCAACACGGTGTCGGCCGAAGAGCCCATTGCCGTTGACGTCAACATTGCCGAGCAGGACATTGCCCGTTTCTTAAAGCTGCAACAAAACAAGGCCGCCGTGAAGGACTCGGTGTTCACCTTGGTACTACCCGGTCTGAAGCCCTACAACGTGCCGGGCCGCGTGGCTACCGTCGACCGGGCCGTGGATCCGCAAACTGGCACGTTGCGCGTGCGTGTGCAGTTTCCGAACCCAAAGCGCATGCTGAAGGCTGGGATGAACGTGACTATGCGCGTGCTCAACCAAGACACCGGCAACCAGCTCGTGATTCCGGCTCGCGCCGTGACCGAGCAAATGGGCGAGTTCTACGTGTACGTGGTGGGCGACAGCAACAAAGTAGCCCAGCGCAAGGTGATGACCGGCACGCGGGTGAAAGACATGGTGGTGGTACGCAACGGCCTGAAGGAAAACGAGACCATCGTGAGCGATGGTTTGCAGAACCTGCGCGAAGGCGCGGTAATCCAGGTCGGCGACCCCACGAAACCAGCGGCAGCGCAAGGCGGCAAGCCTACGGCTGCTAAATAG